The following DNA comes from Hymenobacter siberiensis.
CCGTGCACCAGCTGCAGACCACGGCCAACTTCGCGCCCCACAACGGGCTGGCTAGCTTCTTCTGCGGGGGGCTGAACCGCCAGATTGAGTACCACCTGTTTCCGCGCGTGTGCCACATTCACTACCCGCCCCTGGCGTCCATCGTGCGGCAAACGGCGCGCGAATTTGGGCTGCCCTACCTGGAAAACCCCTCCTTTGGGTCGGCCCTGCGCTCGCACTACCGCCTCTTGCGCCGCCTGAGCCAGCCGGCCATAGTGGCGAAACCGGCTCGTTTGGTAGCCGTCTACGCGTAAGGCTAAGCTACTCCGTAGAGCAAGAGAGCCTCAGAAAAACGAGGTTGTCTTGTGCTTGAATATTAAAACCCTCGTTTAAGTGAATAAAACAGCGAGTAGGTTGCGCTACCAGAAAAGCCAGGCAAAGCTATCGGAATTGGTTCAGAAAACTTGTTCAGCAATCTAAGTACAGCAAAGGGTATCTTCGTGATGAGAACCCTCTACTTTAACGATGAATATCGGCTACGCCCGCGTCTCAACCCGCGACCAGAACCTGGAACTACAACTCGACGCCCTGAACAAGGCCGGCTGTGAAACCATCTTCCAGGAGAAAGCTTCTGGGGCCACCAAAGCACGGCCTGAACTCGACCGGATGCTGGCGGGGCTGCGACCTGGCGACACGGTCTACATTTATAAACTCGACCGGTTGGGGCGCTCCCTGAAACACTTGCTCGACATGGTGGCAGAGTTGGAGTTTCGGGGCGTGGGCCTGGTTTCGCTCACCGATGCCATCAACACCACCTCGGCCCAGGGGCGGCTCGTATTTAACCTGTTCGCCTCCCTGGCCGAGTTTGAGCGGGAGCTAATTCGCGAGCGCACCCACGCGGGGCTGGCCTCGGCCCGGGCGCGAGGCCGGGTGGGCGGCCGCCGGCGGGGACTATCGGAAGAAGCGGAACGCACGGCCATCGTCGCTGAGACGCTTTATCGCGAACAGCAGCTCGGGGTGAACGAGATTGCTCAGCGCCTGCGCATCTCCAAGGTTACGCTCTATAAATACCTGCGCCACCGGGGCGTCGTCATTCACAGTCATCGAAAAGCCGCCGCAGCCAAGTCGACCGAGTGAATTTTGCGCCACCCTTTCGGTCAAAATCCTTAACGTGCTATTTATTCCGTTTTCTGAGAGCACCTCTGGCAGGACGCGAACATTCTTCGAAAACTGCCGGCTCCAGGATGCCCGACGCCGACAGCGCGTGCGTGCTGCAACGCTACGCGGCAAGCCCGGCCGCTGGCCATCCCCGACTGCTGTACGCTGGCACCAGTACCGGCCGCTGCCCCTCACTACCCTACACCAACCGAATCTCAGCCCTTGAACCGTGACCAAAACTGAATTTTGTCGTTGCTTGTGCTGGTTATGGGCCTGCTCAACGTGGGCCTGCTGACGATGCTCTGGTTCGGGTGGCCCAGCCACCAGGCCCTGCTGCACCAAGGCGCCAGTCCCGTGGTCGCCACCTTGGTAAGCGAGCTAAAGCTGACGGCCTCGCAGCACCAGCAGTTCAGCACGTTGCGCTAGGAGCACCAGGCCTAGGTGCAGGCGCTACTTCGGCAGCTGACGGCGCGGCGCGAGGAGCTATTCGCCCGCGCTGCTGGCCCGCATCGGCGGTTTGCAGCGCCAGACTGACTCCCTCACCTACGCCCACTTTGCCGCCCTGGGCCACCTGCTCACGCCAGCGCAACTGCCCCGTTGGCAACAGCTGGCCCCCACCCTACCGCGCCGCCTGCAGCAGCCGGGACCAGGGCCGGGACCGGACGAGCAGCGTTCCGGCCAGCGGGGGTGGCCCCGGCGGCCCGCCGCCTGAGGGGGCACCATTCGGTCCGCCCAAATAAATCGTCGAGGTATCGGCAGGTCAGTGGTGGGCGATGTTTGCTTCGGGATGAGTTTGTTTTATGTAACCCACTGATTAAAATCGGGTTTATCATAAGTTAACAACTTATGAAATACTTCTACCCTGGCCGTCTTTAGCTGTTTTAGCCCTGCTGCTGGCCTTTTACTCGCCGGCCCGGCAAACGGTGGGCTGGCAGCTGCATATGGTCGGTGCCACCGATGACGGCTACGTGCTGCTGGCCCCCATTCAGTACACCCAAACATAGTTGATTGATGCTGCGCCCGGGCGCGCCGTCTAATAAGGGTCCGCACCAGACTAAGAACGGAAAACAACGTTAAGGCATCCTGACCTAGCGGTCTATCTCAGAAAACGTGCGTTTAAAAACTGCCAAGGCGACTTTCGAGAGAATCAGGTTCTGGCTGGGCTGGCGTGCAGCTTTTGCTTATTTCACATATCAACGACTTGGTTTGGCTTGAATAACTGACCTGGTGAGACAAATCAACTCGTCTTTGGTGGTCAAGCGAGCTTAGAGTTGTTTTCCGTTCCTAGCCTAACTAATGCGACCCCATAACCAACAGGTTTGAAAGTAATAGAAAGCACAAACACTCAATCCGATTAGTACCTTTTTATGCCCATGATTCGCTAGTAGCTGAGGACACTTAGAGATACTTAAGAAACAACAATTTTTGTGCTCAATTGACTAATCAATTTGGTATTAACTAATTTTTTGAGGCATTTTATGCCAATTAAAACGAAAGCTTTACCACCGCCCCAGATAAGCAAATTAGGATTGTAGCACTTGGGTGTAATTCAGAACTACGCGGTTGGTTTTTTAAACAGGTCCGTGAGCAGGTACATTTGGGGGCTTTTCAGTGCCGAGCGTAAGCGTACGAGCCGGTCGAGTCCGCCATTGGACCAGCGCTGCCCGCTTCGTTTGAGTCGGACCTGCAGCAGGGTGCGGTGGACAGCCTCGACGGGTCCGCTGCCGCAAAGCAGCCCGCGTTGGCGGAACCGGTCGTAGCGCAAGCGGGTCCGGTTAGTGGCCAGGTAGGCGCCGAGTTGAGCAGCCACCGAGCCAGCCAAGCCGAGCAACTCGGCCACGGCCTGTTCCACGGCCGAGCTTTGGCCGGCCCAGAGGCGGGCGTATTGGGCCGGCAGCCAGGAAGCGGGCGCGTCGGCGGCCTGGGCGGCAGCGGCGAGTTTTTCGGCCACGTGGTAGAAGTCCAGGATATGGGTGGCGTGGGGGTAAGCATCTTGTAACCAGCGGTGAATCCACTGCGCCCCGTCGGTGACAAACACCTGGTCGGCCGCCGCGTCCGGCGGCAGGGCTTGATCAAAGCGTTGGGTGAAGATGGCGAAGGGCCCGCGCTGGGCCACGTACTGCGACGGTCCCATCGTCCCGGCCGGGGCGCTGTGCTGGAAGATGCGGCCGACTTTGACTTCCTGCCAGCCCCTGTCAGTGAAGAGCATCGAGCCGTCGACCGGCCCCGGGTCGGCGCGCACCACCGGGCAGGGCGCATCGAGCGCGGCGGCCGGCAAGGCCTTGACCGCGGCTTGGGTGCGGCGGTACACCTGCGTCGTGCTCACCCGGATGCCCAGCAGCGATTCGACCAGCGGCGGCACGTGGGCAAAAACGTGCTCAGCGGCCAGTAAAACCAGTTTCGCTTGTAGGTAGGGGCTGGTGCGCGAGCCCAGCACCGGGGCAATGAACGGGTTCGTCCTGGCGATGGCTACGCGCCCGAACCGGGTCTGGACAACGTTTTTTTTGCTTGTTGGCCGGCACCGACTCCAGGGTATGCTCCAGAACCGAACGTCCCAGCGCCGTCCACAACTGGTCGAATTTCTCTTCCAGCGTGTAAAAACCGGGCTCTTGGCCAATGCTTCTCAACTCGTCGTATTGCGCGGCGGCAAGCGCTAGGTAGGCTTCTTTCGTCATGACCAAAAGGAAGTAGAGCCTGCCTAAGTTACGGCCCCGGCGCGTAGTTTTGAATTACACCCAATTCAAACGGGGTTTCGTAAAATTTGATTGATAGACGAGTTTCTTAAACTCGACACCCACACAAAATAGTTGGTCCAGGCTTCGACGGGACTTGCCGGCTGGTTAGTTTAGCGGTTCAGGAAAAGGAGGGTTTCAATTTGCGAACAAAAATCATTCTAGCAAAAGTCGGGACACTTGGCCAGAATGGTTTAGCTGTACCAAGTACACTCCATTTGGTAAAGCCGTTAAATTCAGATTCAGCGTTCCATCAACTGATGGACGCGCGGGTGCTTTGTACACGCACCGCCCTACTACGTCGTGTATTTCGACAGTCGTTAGGCCGGTAAAGCTCCCCTGCACCCGAACGAGTCCAGTAGACGGATTTGGAGCCAATGACCAACTGGTGGGAGCGGCCCCAGCCGGCACCGTACTCAACGTCGACGATACCCGAACAGTGAAATCACGCACTTGTCCCAGTTCTTCCTGGCGGCGGCACGGGTCGGGAACCGTCGTGAGCCGAGTGTTGAAGGGCATGCCCCAGCAGGCGACGCGCAACCGCAGGGGCTGGTTGAGCAGCGTGGTCGCGGGCACCGTGATGATGCCGCGAAACGTACCCCCGATGAATCCGGTGGCCAACGAATTAAACAGCAACTCTTGCGGAGCCTCGAAGAGGCCGTTATCGTTCGCATCGAGCCACACAAAGCAAGCGGTCCCGCTGTAGTTGGAATCGGCAAAATAGAAGGAGGCGCTGGCCCCTGCCGTAAGTGCAATGGCGACCTGCGTGCAGGTCTCGTCCCGGTAACCGGGCGCATTCGCGGGTTGATGATAGGTGAAAACCGGCCCAATTTCCAAGGTGCCCATGCCATGTCCCACGCCCGTGGTGCCTGCCGTTGGGGAAGGCAAGCAGGATGCCGGCCGGGGGCCACTTGTCGAGGCGCTCACGGATACGTAACCGGAGCGGGTGGCCGTGTTGGTGCCGTATTGGTTGCCGGCCTGCAGGGTCACCGTGTAGGTACCCGGCGCGGCGTAGGTGTGCAACGGGTGTTGCAGGGTGGACGTGCCGCCGTCGCCAAACGACCACTGCCACCGATTGGGGGCGGCCACGCTCTGGTCCCGAAACTGCACCAGGGGGTTGCAGCTGGCCGGTTGGTCGGCGGCAAAAGCTGCCGTGGGGGCCACGGGGGGCGGCACGATGACCACCGTGTAATCCTCCACGGCGGCGTTTATAAATCCCGGGGTGCACGTGCTGGTGGGCACAAAACTCGTGACGCTGTGCATGATGGCCCGCAGCCGGGTGGCTCCAGCTTTGGCCGCGGCGGGAATGGTGATACTCACGCTTTGGGGGCTGAACTGGGGCTGCGAGCTCACTTGCTCGGAGGGACCGAACTCGCCGTCCTGATTGTAGTCAATCCACGCCTCCACGGCCACCCACGGGCCGGGACCCGAGAAAATCCACGGCAGCGACTCGGCCCGCACGGTGTAGCTCTGGCCGGCTTGCACCATCGCGTAGCGGGCCGTAAAATCGCGGTAGCCCACCCCAGGACCCCGAAAGTCGGTGTTGTCCAGGTTGGCGAATTGAAAGTGCGTGAAGTAGGCCGGGCCGGCGCTGCTGCTGCCCCCCCCGGCGGCGCAGTAGCTGGGGCAGGCGGTGGCCACGGCCACCCGCTGCCGAGCCGTGTCGCGCCCAAAAGCATTCTGCGCGACGAGTTGCACCTCGTACACCCCCGCCGTCAGGTAGAGATGAGCAGGAGGTGCCGCAGCCGTAGAAGTCGTTCCATCGCCAAAGTTCCAGTGGTAGCTGGTTGCCCCGCCCACCGAGGTATTGGCAAATGCCACCCGCACGGAATCACACAGGCGCTCGTAGTGCGCCGTAAAGGCCGAAGCAGGAGGCGCGGCATTCGGTACCACGACGAGGGAATAGTCTTCGGCCTGGCCGGCCTGCACGGGGCCACAGGCGCTAGTAGCAGTGCTGCCGGCAATGTCGGCCACGATGCGCAGCCGCAGGGCTTTGTTATAGACCAGAGCCCAAGCCGAGGAAATCGTGAGTGGCACGACCGGGCTGCGCACGGACAAGCCCTGGTAAAGTAACTCGGCTGCGCCACTAAACTGGCCGTCGTCGTTTAGGTCCAGGTACACGCGCACGTCGTGGGCGCTGGGGCCTGTGGTGAGCCGTAGCGTGTCGGGCCGGTCGGCGGTGAGTGTGGCACGCTGGGCGCAGCTGAAATCTTCGTAGCCGGCTTGTCCGTCGACTGAGGCATTATTTAGGCCGGCCAGGCGCACGCGGATAAGCCCAAACTGACAGCAGTAGGCCAGTGTGGCCGGTTGGCAACTACTGGTGCGCGGGCCATCGGTACGTACCCGCACGTAGGCTGGTCGGGTGAGCGAGTCGCAACCGCTGGGGTTGCACACGCGCAACGACACGGCATAGGTACCGGCCGCCGCGTAGGTATGGGTCGGGTGCTGTTGGGTGCTGGTCGTGCCGTCGCCAAATCGCCAGCGCCAGGCCACCGGCGTATTAAAGGAGTTGTCCCGAAGGGCGACCACGCCGGAGCACGTAATGGAATCGACCGCCGCGAAGTGCGCCACTGGGGCCGCGTTGCCGGCCATAATGCGCACCTGGTAGTCCTCGGTTTGGGAGTATTGGGGAGTCGAACAAGCCGTGGGGATGGGACTATTCGCGTAGTCAGCGGCAATGCGCAGTCGTAAGGCCTGATTGAGTATGGCCGTAGCGGGCACAGTGAAGTTAACCGTGTGAGTCCGGGCATTCAGGGAGTAAAGGATACGCTCACCAGCGGCAAACATCCCGTCATTATTGTAGTCCAGCCACGCAACTGCGTTTTCGGCCGCCGAGGTTCCGGTTTGCACGCGCAGGGTGTAGGTCGAACCTTGCAACAGGTTTGCTCGGCGCTGGCAACTGTAGTCGCGGTAGCCGTCGGCACTGCCGTTGGTGATTGTATCGAGATTGGCCAGCCGAACCCGGTAGATGCCCATGCCAAATTGGGTATTGGCTGATGAAGCCGAACCGGGAGTGCAGTTAACTGCTGGCGGACATTGGGCCTTCGATAATAATGATGTTAATAATAACAACGCAGGCCACAACAAGGCATTTTTCATCAATTCACTGCCTATTCAGGTGAAATATACCAATTCCCACACAGTGAAACTGTTTAGAAAGTCAAAGGACTCCCAAAAAAGCGTGAAATTTGAGATGTAACACTCCTTTTTTCGCATTTTAATGTAAGTCCTGTCCAAAGCTATGATTCGCCAATGGATTCTGCCCGCGCTCCCGTTCTCGACCCACGGCCGCCCCTCGGTCGTGGAGCCGGTTGAGTTGGTAGAAGTCATTCTCTACAAGCTCAACAGCGGCTGTCAGTGGCGCTTATTGCCGGTCAAACAGTTTTTTACGGGCGCATCCCTGACCTGGCAGGGCGTATACGCCCGCTTTAATGCCTGGCGCAAGGACGGGTCCTGGCAAGCGGTGTGGCTCCG
Coding sequences within:
- a CDS encoding fatty acid desaturase family protein is translated as MPSAAALGQVLLGFLVLHLVEGVVMGLVFQLAHVVEGTTFSTPDGSGTMQDAWAVHQLQTTANFAPHNGLASFFCGGLNRQIEYHLFPRVCHIHYPPLASIVRQTAREFGLPYLENPSFGSALRSHYRLLRRLSQPAIVAKPARLVAVYA
- a CDS encoding transposase, whose protein sequence is MIRQWILPALPFSTHGRPSVVEPVELVEVILYKLNSGCQWRLLPVKQFFTGASLTWQGVYARFNAWRKDGSWQAVWLRLLRQNGAHLDCSSVQLDGSNTPDKNGGKPSATRAAKKPAPPRPSS
- a CDS encoding recombinase family protein, which gives rise to MNIGYARVSTRDQNLELQLDALNKAGCETIFQEKASGATKARPELDRMLAGLRPGDTVYIYKLDRLGRSLKHLLDMVAELEFRGVGLVSLTDAINTTSAQGRLVFNLFASLAEFERELIRERTHAGLASARARGRVGGRRRGLSEEAERTAIVAETLYREQQLGVNEIAQRLRISKVTLYKYLRHRGVVIHSHRKAAAAKSTE
- a CDS encoding GEVED domain-containing protein: MGIYRVRLANLDTITNGSADGYRDYSCQRRANLLQGSTYTLRVQTGTSAAENAVAWLDYNNDGMFAAGERILYSLNARTHTVNFTVPATAILNQALRLRIAADYANSPIPTACSTPQYSQTEDYQVRIMAGNAAPVAHFAAVDSITCSGVVALRDNSFNTPVAWRWRFGDGTTSTQQHPTHTYAAAGTYAVSLRVCNPSGCDSLTRPAYVRVRTDGPRTSSCQPATLAYCCQFGLIRVRLAGLNNASVDGQAGYEDFSCAQRATLTADRPDTLRLTTGPSAHDVRVYLDLNDDGQFSGAAELLYQGLSVRSPVVPLTISSAWALVYNKALRLRIVADIAGSTATSACGPVQAGQAEDYSLVVVPNAAPPASAFTAHYERLCDSVRVAFANTSVGGATSYHWNFGDGTTSTAAAPPAHLYLTAGVYEVQLVAQNAFGRDTARQRVAVATACPSYCAAGGGSSSAGPAYFTHFQFANLDNTDFRGPGVGYRDFTARYAMVQAGQSYTVRAESLPWIFSGPGPWVAVEAWIDYNQDGEFGPSEQVSSQPQFSPQSVSITIPAAAKAGATRLRAIMHSVTSFVPTSTCTPGFINAAVEDYTVVIVPPPVAPTAAFAADQPASCNPLVQFRDQSVAAPNRWQWSFGDGGTSTLQHPLHTYAAPGTYTVTLQAGNQYGTNTATRSGYVSVSASTSGPRPASCLPSPTAGTTGVGHGMGTLEIGPVFTYHQPANAPGYRDETCTQVAIALTAGASASFYFADSNYSGTACFVWLDANDNGLFEAPQELLFNSLATGFIGGTFRGIITVPATTLLNQPLRLRVACWGMPFNTRLTTVPDPCRRQEELGQVRDFTVRVSSTLSTVPAGAAPTSWSLAPNPSTGLVRVQGSFTGLTTVEIHDVVGRCVYKAPARPSVDGTLNLNLTALPNGVYLVQLNHSGQVSRLLLE